Proteins encoded by one window of Papio anubis isolate 15944 chromosome 7, Panubis1.0, whole genome shotgun sequence:
- the TGM7 gene encoding protein-glutamine gamma-glutamyltransferase Z — PLVATLQLESVDLQSSRNNREHHTQEMGVKRLTVRRGQLFYLQLSFSRPFQSQSDHITFVAETGPKPSELLGTRATFFLTRVRPGNVWSASDFTIDSNSLHVSLFTPANAVIGHYILKIEISQGQGHSVTYPLGTFILLFNPWSPEDDVYLPSEILLQEYVMQDYGFVYNGHERFITSWPWNYGQFEEDIIDICFEILNKSLHYLKNPAKDCSQRNDVVYVCRVVSAMINSNDDNGVLQGNWSEDYSEGVSPLEWNGSVAILRQWSARGGQPVKYGQCWVFASVMCTVMRCLGVPTRVVSNFRSAHNVDRNLTIDTYYDQNAEMLSTQKRDKIWNFHVWNECWMIRKDLPPGYNGWQVLDPTPQQTSSGLFCCGPASVKAIKEGDVHLAYDTPFVYAEVNADEVIWLLRDGQAQEILAHNTSSIGKEISTKMVGSDQHQSITSSYKYPEGSPEERAVFMKASRKMLGPQRASSPFLDLLESGGLRDEPAQLQLHLARIPEWGQDLQLLLRIRRVPDSTHPQGPIGLVVRFCAQALLHGGGTRKPLWRHTVRVNLDFGKETQWPLLLPYSNYRSKLTDEKLIRVSGIAEVEETGRSMLVLKDISLEPPHLSIEVSERAEVGKALRVHVTLTNTLMVALSSCTMVLEGSGLVNGQITKDLGTLVAGHTLQIQLDLYPTKAGPRQLQVLISSNEVKEIKGYKDIFVTAAGAP; from the exons cccctaGTGGCAACCTTGCAGCTTGAGTCTGTCGACCTGCAGAGCTCCAGGAACAACCGGGAGCACCACACGCAGGAGATGGGCGTCAAGCGGCTCACTGTGCGCCGTGGCCAGCTCTTCTACCTCCAGCTGAGCTTCAGCCGACCCTTCCAGTCCCAGAGCGACCACATCACCTTTGTGGCTGAGACTG GACCCAAGCCCTCAGAGCTGCTGGGGACCCGAGCCACATTCTTCCTCACCCGGGTCCGGCCCGGGAATGTCTGGAGCGCTTCCGATTTCACCATTGACTCCAACTCTCTCCACGTTTCCCTTTTCACACCAGCCAATGCAGTTATTGGCCATTACATTCTGAAGATAGAGATCTCTCAGGGCCAAGGTCACAGTGTGACTTACCCGCTGGGAACTTTCATCCTACTTTTTAACCCTTGGAGTCCAG AGGACGATGTCTACCTGCCAAGTGAAATACTGCTGCAGGAGTATGTCATGCAAGATTATGGCTTTGTTTACAACGGTCATGAAAGATTCATCACCTCCTGGCCCTGGAACTATGGGCAG TTTGAAGAGGACATCATAGACATCTGCTTTGAGATCCTGAACAAGAGCCTGCATTACTTAAAGAACCCGGCTAAAGACTGTTCCCAGCGGAACGACGTGGTATACGTGTGCAGGGTGGTGAGTGCCATG ATCAACAGCAACGATGACAACGGCGTGCTGCAGGGGAACTGGAGCGAGGACTACTCCGAAGGGGTCAGTCCTCTGGAGTGGAACGGTAGTGTGGCCATCCTACGGCAGTGGTCAGCCAGGGGCGGGCAGCCTGTGAAGTATGGACAGTGCTGGGTCTTCGCATCTGTTATGTGCACCG taatGAGATGCTTAGGTGTTCCAACCCGTGTTGTTTCCAATTTCCGTTCTGCGCACAACGTGGATAGGAACTTGACCATCGATACGTACTATGACCAAAATGCAGAGATGCTGTCAACTCAGAAACGAGACAAAATATG GAACTTCCATGTCTGGAATGAGTGCTGGATGATCCGGAAAGATCTCCCACCAGGATACAACGGGTGGCAGGTTCTGGACCCCACTCCCCAGCAGACCAGCAGTG GGCTGTTCTGCTGTGGCCCTGCCTCTGTGAAGGCCATCAAGGAAGGGGATGTCCACCTGGCCTATGACACCCCTTTCGTGTATGCCGAGGTGAATGCCGATGAAGTCATTTGGCTCCTCAGGGATGGCCAGGCCCAGGAAATCCTGGCCCACAACACCAGTTCCATCGGGAAAGAGATCAGCACCAAGATGGTGGGGTCAGACCAGCACCAGAGCATCACCAGCTCCTACAAGTACCCAGAAG GATCCCCTGAGGAGAGAGCTGTCTTCATGAAGGCTTCTCGGAAAATGCTAGGCCCCCAAAGAGCTTCTTCGCCCTTCCTGGATCTCCTGGAGTCCGGGGGTCTTAGGGATGAGCCAGCGCAGCTGCAGCTTCACCTGGCCAGGATACCGGAGTGGGGCCAGgacctgcagctgctgctgcgTATCCGGAGGGTGCCAGACAGCACCCACCCTCAGGGGCCCATCGGACTGGTGGTGCGCTTCTGTGCACAGGCCCTGCTGCATGGGGGTGGCACCCGGAAGCCCCTCTGGAGGCACACGGTACGGGTGAACCTGGACTTTGGGAAGG AGACACAGTGGCCACTCCTCCTGCCCTACAGCAATTACAGAAGCAAGCTAACGGACGAAAAGCTCATCCGTGTGTCTGGCATTGCCGAGGTTGAAGAGACAGGGAGGTCCATGCTGGTCCTAAAAGATATCTCTCTGGAGCCTCCCCACTTGTCTATCGAG GTGTCTgagagggctgaggtgggcaagGCACTGAGAGTCCACGTCACCCTCACCAACACCTTGATGGTGGCTCTGAGCAGCTGCACGATGGTGCTGGAGGGAAGCGGCCTCGTCAATGGGCAGATAACAAAGGA CCTTGGGACTCTGGTGGCCGGACATACCCTCCAAATTCAACTGGACCTCTACCCGACCAAAGCTGGACCCCGCCAGCTCCAGGTTCTCATCAGCAGCAACGAGGTCAAGGAGATCAAAGGCTACAAGGACATCTTCGTCACTGCGGCTGGAGCTCCCTGA